The following proteins are encoded in a genomic region of Aliiroseovarius sp. F47248L:
- a CDS encoding Maf family protein: MTRPKLILGSGSPRRAELLGQLGLVADDVRPPDVDETPIAGERPLAYCRRIAAAKAAAMAVADDEVVLCADTTVALGRRIMGKPEDAGQAAAFLLALSGRRHRVITSVAVRNTHQTWARDVVTTVKFKRLSDVELNAYLASDDWRGKAGAYAIQGPAGAFVTWLQGSYTAVVGLPVAETANLLVAAGYPIYGERT; encoded by the coding sequence ATGACTCGCCCCAAGCTGATTCTGGGCTCAGGCAGCCCAAGACGGGCCGAGTTGCTGGGGCAGCTCGGCCTTGTTGCGGATGATGTTCGCCCGCCTGACGTGGACGAAACGCCTATCGCGGGTGAACGGCCGCTGGCCTATTGCCGCCGGATTGCCGCTGCAAAAGCGGCCGCGATGGCTGTCGCCGATGACGAGGTCGTTCTGTGTGCCGACACCACCGTCGCGCTGGGCCGTCGCATCATGGGCAAGCCCGAGGACGCGGGGCAGGCCGCCGCGTTTCTGCTGGCCTTGTCCGGGCGCCGTCACCGGGTCATTACATCTGTCGCTGTGCGCAATACCCACCAGACATGGGCGCGCGATGTGGTGACCACCGTGAAATTCAAACGGCTGTCGGATGTTGAGTTAAACGCCTATCTTGCGTCTGACGACTGGCGTGGCAAGGCGGGGGCCTATGCCATCCAAGGGCCAGCCGGTGCCTTCGTAACATGGCTTCAGGGCAGTTACACGGCAGTTGTTGGCCTGCCCGTCGCCGAAACCGCAAACCTGTTAGTGGCGGCAGGATACCCGATCTATGGAGAGCGCACATGA
- the murA gene encoding UDP-N-acetylglucosamine 1-carboxyvinyltransferase — translation MDSIVVTGGGELHGEIPIAGAKNACLTLMPATLLSEEPLTLTNAPRLSDIKTMTELLASLGAEATSMQDGQVLAMSSHDINNHVADYDIVRKMRASNLVLGPMLARLGHAVVSLPGGCAIGARPMDLHIFGLEKLGAEIELKDGYLHAKAPRGLKGAEIELAFASVGATENILMAATLAKGTTFIRNAAREPEIVDLADCLRKMGAQIDGDGTSEIVVQGVDRLHGATHPVVTDRIELGTYMLAPAIAGGEVECLGGRIDLVKSFVEKLDAAGIQVEETERGLKVARKNGRVSAIDVTTEPFPGFPTDLQAQMMAMLCTADGTSVLHETIFENRFMHAPELTRMGANIEVHGGTATVHGVKKLKGAPVMATDLRASVSLILAGMAAEGETVVSRVYHLDRGYEKVVRKLSSIGAKIERIKE, via the coding sequence ATGGATTCGATAGTTGTGACCGGTGGTGGTGAACTGCACGGCGAAATACCCATTGCGGGGGCGAAGAACGCGTGTCTGACGCTGATGCCGGCAACGCTGTTGTCCGAGGAACCCTTGACGCTGACAAACGCGCCGCGTCTGTCGGATATCAAAACGATGACCGAATTGCTGGCATCGCTGGGGGCCGAGGCGACATCCATGCAGGATGGGCAGGTCCTGGCGATGTCGTCGCATGACATCAACAACCACGTGGCAGATTATGACATCGTGCGCAAAATGCGCGCGTCGAACCTTGTGTTGGGCCCGATGCTGGCGCGGTTGGGCCATGCCGTGGTGTCGCTGCCGGGGGGCTGTGCAATCGGCGCGCGTCCGATGGACTTGCATATTTTCGGACTGGAAAAGCTGGGCGCCGAGATTGAGTTGAAAGATGGCTATCTGCACGCCAAAGCACCGCGTGGTCTAAAGGGGGCCGAGATCGAACTGGCATTTGCGTCGGTCGGGGCAACGGAAAACATCCTGATGGCGGCGACGCTGGCCAAAGGCACGACCTTCATTCGCAACGCCGCGCGCGAGCCAGAGATTGTGGATCTGGCGGATTGCCTGCGCAAGATGGGGGCGCAGATCGACGGCGACGGTACGTCCGAGATCGTCGTTCAGGGCGTGGACCGCCTGCACGGGGCAACGCACCCCGTCGTCACAGACCGGATCGAACTGGGCACCTATATGCTAGCCCCGGCGATAGCTGGTGGCGAGGTTGAATGTCTTGGCGGACGCATCGATCTTGTAAAAAGTTTTGTCGAAAAACTGGATGCGGCGGGCATACAGGTTGAAGAGACCGAGCGGGGACTGAAGGTCGCGCGCAAAAACGGGCGAGTGTCGGCGATCGACGTGACCACCGAACCTTTCCCCGGCTTCCCGACCGATTTGCAAGCCCAGATGATGGCAATGCTCTGCACTGCCGACGGCACATCCGTCCTGCACGAGACCATCTTTGAAAACCGCTTTATGCACGCGCCTGAATTGACGCGAATGGGTGCGAATATCGAAGTGCATGGCGGCACGGCGACCGTGCATGGGGTCAAGAAGTTGAAAGGCGCACCGGTCATGGCGACCGATTTGCGGGCTTCCGTGTCGCTGATCCTTGCCGGGATGGCTGCAGAGGGCGAAACGGTGGTCAGTCGCGTCTATCACCTTGATCGAGGGTATGAGAAAGTTGTGCGTAAGCTGTCCTCGATCGGGGCCAAAATTGAACGGATCAAAGAATGA
- a CDS encoding UPF0262 family protein: MTTNRINDILIDDSGLAAPTPAIEQERKVAIFDLLEDNSFELTGRDDQTPPDGPYDLGLSIREKRLVVEAKTENGNPAAEFHLSLGPFRQVVKDYFAICESYFDAVKKLPPSQIEAIDMARRGIHNEGARVLQERLEGKAIVDIDTARRLFTLICVLHWG, translated from the coding sequence ATGACCACAAACCGTATCAACGACATCCTGATCGACGACAGCGGTCTAGCCGCACCCACACCCGCGATTGAACAGGAACGCAAGGTAGCCATCTTCGACCTTCTGGAAGATAACAGCTTCGAGCTGACCGGTCGGGATGATCAGACCCCGCCGGATGGCCCGTATGATCTGGGCTTGTCCATTCGCGAGAAACGTCTGGTCGTGGAAGCCAAGACAGAGAATGGCAATCCCGCCGCCGAGTTCCACCTGTCCCTTGGCCCGTTTCGTCAGGTGGTGAAAGACTATTTCGCGATCTGCGAAAGCTATTTTGACGCCGTAAAGAAGTTACCACCAAGTCAGATTGAGGCCATCGACATGGCCCGGCGGGGCATTCATAACGAAGGCGCGCGGGTGTTGCAGGAACGGCTTGAGGGCAAAGCCATCGTTGATATCGACACGGCGCGTCGGCTGTTCACCCTGATCTGTGTCCTGCACTGGGGCTAA
- the infA gene encoding translation initiation factor IF-1: MAKEELLEFPGVVKELLPNATFLVELENGHTIIAHTAGKMRKNRIRVLAGDKVQVEMTPYDLTKGRINYRFK; the protein is encoded by the coding sequence ATGGCCAAGGAAGAACTGCTCGAATTCCCCGGTGTCGTGAAGGAACTCCTGCCGAATGCGACATTCCTGGTCGAGCTGGAAAACGGCCATACGATTATCGCTCATACGGCAGGAAAGATGCGCAAAAACCGCATTCGCGTTCTGGCAGGCGACAAGGTGCAGGTCGAAATGACCCCCTATGATCTGACCAAGGGTCGGATCAACTACCGCTTCAAGTAA
- the hisD gene encoding histidinol dehydrogenase gives MPQFLNSKDADFEARFVDLLSMKREDSPEVDDIVAGIIADVRARGDEAVIDLTSKFDRLDLTPATLRYSPEEIEAECARVSEADRAALELAAGRIRAYHVRQMPSDDRWTDEVGAELGWRWSAVSAAGLYVPGGLASYPSSVLMNAIPAKVAGVERLAITVPTPDGVANPLVLLAARIAGVDEVYRIGGAQAVAALAYGTETIAPVDKITGPGNAFVAAAKRRVFGKVGIDMIAGPSEILVIADADNDPDWLALDLMSQAEHDESAQSLLITTDEGFGRKVAEAVDKRLETLGRRKIADASWRDFGAVITVADLDEAAALSNRIAPEHLELCVADPDAISAKCIHAGAIFLGQWTPEAIGDYVGGPNHVLPTARSARFSSGLSVMDFLKRTTLARMTPAALSAIGPAAETLANSESLEAHGLSVRARLDALND, from the coding sequence ATGCCCCAGTTTCTGAACTCCAAAGACGCTGACTTCGAGGCGCGATTTGTCGACCTGCTTTCGATGAAACGCGAAGATAGCCCGGAAGTCGATGACATCGTGGCTGGCATCATCGCAGACGTGCGCGCCCGTGGGGATGAGGCGGTGATCGATCTGACCTCGAAGTTCGACCGGCTAGACCTGACGCCCGCCACTCTACGGTATTCACCGGAAGAGATCGAAGCAGAATGCGCTAGAGTTTCGGAAGCAGACCGTGCCGCGTTGGAACTGGCCGCTGGTCGCATCCGCGCCTATCACGTGCGCCAGATGCCAAGTGATGACCGTTGGACAGATGAAGTCGGGGCAGAACTTGGTTGGCGCTGGTCTGCGGTGTCTGCTGCAGGGCTTTATGTGCCCGGTGGTTTGGCGAGCTATCCGTCCTCGGTCTTGATGAATGCAATCCCGGCCAAGGTGGCAGGGGTGGAACGGCTTGCGATTACAGTGCCGACACCGGACGGCGTCGCCAACCCGCTGGTGCTTCTAGCGGCGCGTATTGCGGGCGTGGATGAAGTCTATCGCATCGGGGGTGCACAAGCCGTGGCTGCGCTGGCTTATGGCACGGAAACGATTGCGCCGGTGGACAAGATCACCGGACCGGGCAACGCTTTTGTTGCCGCCGCCAAACGCCGGGTGTTCGGCAAGGTAGGCATCGACATGATTGCCGGCCCGTCCGAGATTTTGGTGATTGCGGACGCCGACAATGATCCCGATTGGCTGGCGCTGGATCTGATGAGCCAGGCCGAACATGACGAAAGCGCGCAGTCCTTGCTGATCACCACCGATGAGGGCTTTGGTCGAAAGGTGGCCGAGGCGGTGGACAAACGGCTTGAAACATTGGGACGACGCAAGATCGCAGACGCAAGCTGGCGTGATTTCGGTGCTGTGATCACCGTCGCGGACCTAGACGAAGCTGCCGCGCTGTCCAATCGGATCGCGCCCGAACATCTTGAACTATGCGTCGCCGACCCCGATGCCATTTCGGCCAAGTGTATCCATGCCGGCGCGATTTTCCTTGGCCAATGGACGCCCGAAGCCATTGGCGACTATGTCGGCGGCCCGAACCACGTTCTGCCCACCGCACGGTCCGCCCGGTTCAGCTCTGGCTTGTCAGTAATGGATTTTCTGAAACGCACCACTCTAGCACGCATGACCCCTGCGGCGCTGTCCGCCATTGGCCCCGCGGCCGAAACGCTTGCCAATTCCGAAAGCCTTGAAGCACACGGTTTGTCCGTGCGCGCACGGCTTGACGCCCTTAACGATTGA
- a CDS encoding low molecular weight phosphatase family protein, whose amino-acid sequence MSEDRPQSVLFCCDHNAVRSPMAEGMMKAFYGHDIYVQSAGVHSDMDIDGFSVSVCQELGITLTNHRVRSFDQMEEWGDDLSSFDLVVALSPASQRRALELTRLFHLEVEYWPILDPSGLGTRRDEKLAAYRQTRDQIRGHILDRFGPPQPQDDETED is encoded by the coding sequence ATGTCCGAGGATCGCCCCCAATCGGTGCTGTTCTGTTGCGACCACAATGCTGTGCGTTCGCCCATGGCCGAGGGGATGATGAAAGCCTTTTATGGACATGATATTTATGTCCAATCCGCTGGTGTTCACAGTGATATGGATATCGACGGATTTTCTGTATCGGTCTGTCAGGAGTTGGGGATCACCCTGACCAATCACCGGGTGCGCAGCTTTGACCAGATGGAAGAATGGGGAGATGATTTGTCCAGCTTTGATCTTGTTGTGGCTTTGTCACCAGCAAGTCAGCGGCGCGCGTTGGAACTGACACGGCTGTTCCATCTGGAGGTCGAATACTGGCCGATTCTTGATCCCTCAGGGCTTGGCACACGTCGGGACGAGAAGTTGGCCGCTTATCGCCAAACCCGTGATCAAATTCGCGGTCATATCCTTGATCGCTTTGGCCCACCACAGCCGCAAGATGATGAAACCGAGGACTAA
- a CDS encoding DUF2948 family protein: MSDTNQDARFEDGAEAPLRLIAMDEDDLQVISTLVQDAVFPASEIAWDARHRRFALLLNRFRWEDAPAAKRKGRPVERVQTVLSIADVLKVQSQGVNRGEKDLILSLLSLSFNAGKDGMGRLELVLAGDGAIALEVEALDVTLQDVTRPYIAPSRHTPEHPE; this comes from the coding sequence ATGAGCGATACAAACCAGGACGCACGGTTCGAAGACGGGGCAGAGGCCCCACTTCGCCTGATTGCGATGGACGAGGATGACCTGCAGGTGATCAGCACGCTGGTGCAGGATGCAGTATTCCCAGCATCGGAAATCGCGTGGGATGCGCGCCATCGACGCTTTGCACTTCTGCTGAATCGTTTCCGGTGGGAGGACGCGCCAGCCGCTAAAAGAAAAGGGCGACCGGTCGAGCGCGTTCAAACGGTGCTTTCTATCGCGGATGTTCTAAAAGTGCAAAGCCAGGGCGTGAACCGCGGTGAAAAGGATTTGATTTTGTCGCTTTTGTCTCTGTCCTTTAATGCGGGTAAAGACGGAATGGGACGATTGGAACTGGTTTTGGCGGGCGACGGAGCGATTGCGCTGGAGGTTGAAGCATTGGATGTCACCCTTCAGGACGTCACCCGTCCCTACATCGCGCCATCGCGTCACACGCCCGAACATCCGGAATAA